The Cygnus olor isolate bCygOlo1 chromosome 28, bCygOlo1.pri.v2, whole genome shotgun sequence genome segment ctgcagcagcacaagatGGACGTGATGAAGCGCCAGGACGTCATCTACGGTGAGCGGGGACAGGGCACGGGGACAAACCGGGGctctggggatggggagggggttCCAGAGTCTGGAACCCCCGGGGATGGGCAGAgatgcggggctggggaggcagaggtgggagacttggggacagagctggggacatggggacaggccGGAGGTGAGGGGATGAGGACACAGAGCTGGGGGAAGCTGGCCAGGGGGGGGACACAAGGACAGGGTGAGGGACAGAGACAGGTCAGAGATACAGGGATGAGGACACAGGGACAGGGAAAGGGACGCAAGGGTCAGTCAGACACGCGAGGGATGCAGAAACGGGGGCGGTGGGGGCACGGCAGGGGACCCAGGTAGGTGTCAGAGGTGTAGGAAGGGGGGTGCGGAGGTGGGGACGCAGGGACAAGgcaggggacacggggacaggcTGGGGACGTAGGGACAAGGCTGTGGAGatgggggcagagcagggggcaCCGGGACGCCGCGGCTCGCCCCCTCTCACCCCCTCGCCGCCCCACGGCAGAGCTGATCCAGACGGAGATCCACCACGTGCGCACGCTGAAGATCATGGGCAGCGTGTTCCGCAGGGCcatgctggaggagctgcagctggaccCGGGCACGGTGCAGAAAATCTTCCCCTGCGTGGACGAGCTCAGCCAGATCCACGAGCGCTTCCTGGCGCAGCTCCTGGAGCGCCGCCGCGACTCGCTGGCCCAGGACAGCAACAAGAACTTCGTCATCAACCGCCTTGGGGACATCCTCGTGGGCCAGGTGGGGTGGCACGGGGGgtcccctggggctgggtggtgctgccgggggggctcagcccgCTGAGGTGCCCCCCCTGCACCACCCCAGTTCTCGGGCAGCAGCGCggagcagctgaagaaagcCTACTCGGAGTTCTGCAGCAGGCACACCAAGGCGGTGAAGGAGTACAAGGACCTGCTCGCCCGCGACAAGCGCTTCCAGCACTTCGTCCGGGTGAGGGCGCGTCCCCAAGCGGCTCCGGGGCACAGGGGTCCCCCCTGGGGCACCGGGGACAGGGTgcaggggaccccccccccactggCTCTGGGCTCCATGCCCGGGGAGAAGCGGTGGGGACGGGTAGGAGAGCCGTTCACCTTCCCTCCACCacctccgtgcctcagtttccctcactctccctctgccttcccGTGGTGATGAGTCCCTGGGGGGCTGGATGCAGCTCACGGGGTGCCCCCCCTTtgcctttttccctcccccccccccccagaggaTGGCACGGTCCCCGCTGCTCCGGCGCCACGGGGTGCCCGAGTGCATCCTGCTGGTCACGCAGAGGATCACCAAGTACCCGGTGCTCATCGAGCGCATCCTGAAAAACTCCAAAGGtaccgggctggggggggggggcggggtgggCGCAGTGGGATCTGCGTGCCTGGTgcgaggcggggggggggggggctccagcCCTGACCTCGTCCCTCCTGCATCCCAGACAACGAGAGTGACTCCGCGGACCTGTCCCGAGCGCTGACGCTGGTGAAGGAGCTGATCTCGGCCGTCAACGAGGAGGTGCACGCCTGCGAGATGAACGCGCGGCTCTGGGACGTGTACCGGCGCGTGGACGGGCGTGCCAAGGCGCCGCTGCAGTGGGAGAGCCGCGCCGGCCTCTTCGGCAGGGACGAGCTGCTGCGGCGCAAGCTGGTGCACAGCGGCTGCATGCTCTGGAAGACGGCGGCCGGGCGCTTCAAAGGTGCagcggggcgctggggggggcacagggggacggggggggggacagggtgGGGGGTGACGGGGTGGGGATGCTCGGGGAGGTGGTGTCAGGGGATGGGGATGTTGGGGGAGCAGGGTGCAAGGGGatgatggggatgggatgggggtgGGGTGCAAGGGGATGGAGATGTTGGGGGACctggggtgccagggggtggGGGACcaggggggtgggggtgctggggaccagGGGGTCAGAGGATGGGGTACCAGGGGGTGGggatgctggggagcagggtgcCAGGGGATGGAGGTACCAGGGGATGGGGGTCCTGGGGACCAGGGTGGCAGGGAATTGGGGGTACCAGGGGATGGGGGTGCCTGGGGAGTGGGGTGCTGGGGAAAGGGGCACCAGGGGAGGGAAGTGATGCAGGACGGGgttgctgggggagcagggtgCCGGGGTGCTGGAAGCCAACCCTGGGAGTAGCCGTGGCTCTAACAGTGCCCGGGAGGGGGCACACTGCGGTGCCAGCTACAGCCGTGCCCCCACCCCAACACCCCACATcctccctgctcttcctcccagACGTCCTCGTGCTGCTGATGACGGACGTCCTCATTTTCCTGCAAGAGAAGGACCAGAAGTACACCTTCCCCATGCTGGTGAGCTGCGGCAGccccccttgcccccccccagaccccccctgcccacagcagtaCCGCTGGCACCCCATGGGACGGTGACAGTGtgggctgctcccccccccgcaGGACAAGCCGGCTGTCATCTCGCTGCAAAACCTGATCGTGCGGGACATCGCCAACCAGGAGAAGGGCATGTTCCTGAtcagcgccgcgccgcccgaGATGTACGAGGTGCACGCCGCCTCCCGCGACGACCGCAACAACTGGATGAAGCTCATCCAGCAGGCGGTCAGCCTGTGAGTGccgcccccgggggggggtTCCCGTGGCTGTGGGGtgcgcagcggggccgggatGGGGTGACTGTGCCGGGAGCTGTGGCAGGATGCGGCCTCTGGGTGGGTGGAGGGGGTGCGTTGGGTTTGGGGGAGATGCTCTGAACCCCCGCCCTTGCAGCTGCCCCAGCCGCCAGGACTTCCCGCTGATTGAGACGGAGATCGAGGCGTCCCTGCGCAAGCTGAAAGGTGGGGGCAGTGGTGGTGGCATGTCCCCACGTTcgtgtccccacatccccatccTCGTGTCCCCACATCCCggtgtccccatatccccatccctgtgtcccggtgtccccatatccccatccctgtgtccccacgtccccatatccccatccccatctccccatccccatgtcccGGTGTCCCCATATCCtcgtccctgtgtccccatatCCCAATCCCCacatccccatatccccatccCCCTGTCACCATCCTCATGTCACCATGTCCtggtgtccctgtgtccccatccctgtgtcCCAATatccccatccccgtgtccccacgtccccatcccCTTGTCCCCCCGTCACGCCCCCTGTGCCCCGCAGACCGCATCCTGCAGCACGACCGGAAGATCGCGgcgctgctggaggagaaggtCGGGCTCTTCGCCGACATGCTGGCGCTGACGAGCGGCTGCGAGGAGCCCTCGCCCACCCTGGCCCCGCGCACCCTCTTCCGCTCCGACTCGAGCGAGGGCTCGCGGGGCGAGCGCCTGATGCACGACGCCATCCGGGAAGGTgcgaggggagggggggggacccagccccgcagcccccccaggtTCCCCCCCGGTGCCTGGGGTTGTGATGCTgaagatggggaaactgaggcacgggggtGTCCCCGAGGGCGCTCACGGCGCGTGTCCCCGCAGTGGAGTGCCTGAAGGAGATGTTGGCGGGCGCCGGGCGCGAGCGGGACCAGAACCACCTCGCTGAGGCCgagagctgccccagccccggcgcGAGCAGTAAGCGGGGGGCAGCCCGggagtggggaagggggggctGCTCCaaccccgggaccccccccatCCTCACCCCCCTCTCTGTCCCCGCAGACGGTGACGCCGGCAGCTTCAACGGCGCCCCGGAGTTCTGCAGGGCGGACTCGGACGCCGGGCAGCGGGTGAGCGCAGGGGGGGTGTCCCCACACTGGGGGGGTGTCCCCACACCGGGGAGGTATCCCCACACCACAGGGGTGTCCCTGCACCGGGATCACCCCGGGGTGACCGCTCTGCTCCTCCCACAGGACGGGAACGGCAACCAGCTCCTGCAGCGGGCACCCCAGGAGGTAAGGGGGGGGGAGAACCCGCGGTGCGagcgtgcctcagtttcccccccaCACACGTTGGCTGAGCGCTCCCTCTGCCCGCAGGAGGTGAACCAGCGGCTCATGAACCTCTACGCCCTGCTGCACGGCCTCCAGGTGGGCGCACGGGGACGGGGCACACGGGGCGGCACGGGGGACCATCCGCCtgacccccccccacacacacacacctcgCCCCGCAGGCGGTAGTGAGCCAGCAGGACACGCTGCTGGAGCTGCGGCTGCAGGAGGGCGTTGAGCGGCGCGAGAAGCCAGCAGCGGCACCGGCGGCGACCGAAACGGCTCGGCCGGGCGAGAGACCCAGCTCGGAGCTGGCGCTGCTGCAACGGCAGCacgccctgctgcaggaggagctggcccGCTGCCGGCAGCTCTGCCACGAGCGGGCGCAGGAGGTGGCGGGGCTGgaggggcggctgcggggcagCGAGCAGGAGCGCGCGCGGCTGGAGCGCGAGCGGGACGAGGCGCAGCGGCAGCTGGCGGCGCTGCGCCAGGAGGGGGGCGGCGCGCGGGGACGCCGCGGCACCGACCCGCGCCGCAGGAGCTTGCCGGCGGGAGACGCGCTCTATCTCAGCTTCACCCCCCCGCAGGTAAGGGACGGGacttttttatgtatttaattagtTAATTAATTGATTATTTTGGGGGGCGGTGCTCACGCATGGCACGAGTGTGCCGGTGACACTTTCCATCTTAGCTTCACCCCCCTGCAGATAAGGGAAgggacttttttattattttatttattttttatttaatttttattttatttatttattttttatttatttattttttatttatttattttatttattatttatttatttattattttatttattatttatttatttattattttatttatttatttattattttattttttttttatttggggggTGGCGCTCACGCATGGCATGGGTGTGCCAGCGATGCGCTCTATCTCTGCTTCACCTCCCCTCAGGTAAGGGaagggacttttttttattattttttaataatttatttattattttatttatttatttatatgggGGGGTGGAGCTCATGCATGGCACAAGTGTGCCGGCAGCACGCTCTATCTCAGCTTCACCCCCCGGTGGTAAGGGAagggattttattattattttatttctttattattttatttaatttgtttgttttatttatttattaattattttatttatttactattttatttatttatctgggGGGGTGACGCTCACGCATGCCACGAGTGTGCCCGGCCTCACCCCGCAGGGGTCCGGGGGCTTGCAGCTGACACCCCCCCTCCCtgtgtcgtcccccccccccccccaacacgTCCCCCGCAGCACCTGAGCCacggcagcagcccccccggccTCTCCTTCCAGCACCACCACGCTTTTGCCACGTGCCCCCGGGACGAGCTGGATTACCGGGGCGAGCCCCCCCGGCTGCGGGAGGGCGAGGACGCGCTGGAGGCGCTGCTGGAGGACGAGGGCTTGGGCAGCCGCCGCTCgcccccccgccagcccccgaGGTGGGTCCAGATCCGGCCCCCCAGTGCTATGGGGAGGGGGCGAATTTCACCTTGGGGGGGCACGGATATCCCATGGGGCGGGAATTTGGCTCAAGGGTCCCATCCTGAGCGGGGCTGGAGGGTGCTGACGGCGTGgtcccccccccttccccgcaGATTTCCTGAGGATGCAAGACATTCCCGAGGAGGTGgagagcagccaggagctgaaGGAGGGTGACGGGGGCTCCTCGGACAGTTAGGGACCAGCTCCtggccccctgcccccccccccagacccccccagAGCAGCCCCCCAAGGAGACGCGGGGGGCAGCATCCAGCTActggggggggtggagggaggctggggggggggcagcgggtcCAGGCCTCCCCCTTTGGGGAGCTGCTCATCCCACAGGAGCCTTATGGGTCAACGGGGTTTGGGGtcgtcccccccaccccatcctgcaagctggggggtgggggggggggcagtggtTTGGGGCTgatatccccccccccccccccgattaatttatttattttgtcttattggggtgggaggaggcagctggggggggggcaggggggcagggttggggctgggggctgcaaactggcccccagtgcccccccctccccgcccagTAGGGCCAGCAATTCCCAAATGACCCCGTGTTGGGGAGTGGGGGGGGTCCCAGTACGTCCCAGTGCGTCCCAGTGCGGGGCAGGATCCATCCCCACTGTGAGCAGCACTGGGATGGCCGTGAcgtccccgggggggggcgaGCCTgagccaccccctgccccaaaaCTCTGGGTTTGGGGTCGgtcggggggtgggggggcaccACAGAAACCCCCCTGGGGTGGGAGCGGCCCCGCCAG includes the following:
- the ARHGEF2 gene encoding rho guanine nucleotide exchange factor 2 isoform X1; this translates as MSALEPVTLPSPRSEASWEEEEEEDEDEDRFRGVPLRRACALRTSMRSRDPFRRHSWEPGKELRGVPGYDQLSVSLKGLSPDDIDSSTEQLDGLGRRRRDPRRAPLVHSTESLLSLDEEDEADLQRAQEDARRLQVYRARSAGGCALAKSASLGVIDSFPAAVEISPFTSQQSLANGFGAGSCGQLAASGEPGSREESPLGRTLSFIRRMTGKTKNKEKEKMKEGKEKDARYTNGHLFTTITVSGMTMCFACNKSITAKEALICPTCNVTIHNRCKDTLPNCTKVKQKQQKAALLKNSSALQSVSLRNKTAIRERPNSAIYPSESFRQTLLGPRRGRPSLSLSKSVSTTNIAGTLNDESPLGIRRILSQSTDSLNMRNRTLSVESLIDEGPDVILNQLLSDFETDEKDFEADSWSLAVDNSFLQQHKMDVMKRQDVIYELIQTEIHHVRTLKIMGSVFRRAMLEELQLDPGTVQKIFPCVDELSQIHERFLAQLLERRRDSLAQDSNKNFVINRLGDILVGQFSGSSAEQLKKAYSEFCSRHTKAVKEYKDLLARDKRFQHFVRRMARSPLLRRHGVPECILLVTQRITKYPVLIERILKNSKDNESDSADLSRALTLVKELISAVNEEVHACEMNARLWDVYRRVDGRAKAPLQWESRAGLFGRDELLRRKLVHSGCMLWKTAAGRFKDVLVLLMTDVLIFLQEKDQKYTFPMLDKPAVISLQNLIVRDIANQEKGMFLISAAPPEMYEVHAASRDDRNNWMKLIQQAVSLCPSRQDFPLIETEIEASLRKLKDRILQHDRKIAALLEEKVGLFADMLALTSGCEEPSPTLAPRTLFRSDSSEGSRGERLMHDAIREVECLKEMLAGAGRERDQNHLAEAESCPSPGASNGDAGSFNGAPEFCRADSDAGQRDGNGNQLLQRAPQEEVNQRLMNLYALLHGLQAVVSQQDTLLELRLQEGVERREKPAAAPAATETARPGERPSSELALLQRQHALLQEELARCRQLCHERAQEVAGLEGRLRGSEQERARLERERDEAQRQLAALRQEGGGARGRRGTDPRRRSLPAGDALYLSFTPPQHLSHGSSPPGLSFQHHHAFATCPRDELDYRGEPPRLREGEDALEALLEDEGLGSRRSPPRQPPRFPEDARHSRGGGEQPGAEGG
- the ARHGEF2 gene encoding rho guanine nucleotide exchange factor 2 isoform X2, with product MDGPDIFLGPCEGALCGVPGQKRRCMSALEPVTLPSPRSEASWEEEEEEDEDEDRFRGVPLRRACALRTSMRSRDPFRRHSWEPGKELRGVPGYDQLSVSLKGLSPDDIDSSTEQLDGLGRRRRDPRRAPLVHSTESLLSLDEEDEADLQRAQEDARRLQVYRARSAGGCALAKSASLGVIDSFPAAVEISPFTSQQSLANGFGAGSCGQLAASGEPGSREESPLGRTLSFIRRMTGKTKNKEKEKMKEGKEKDARYTNGHLFTTITVSGMTMCFACNKSITAKEALICPTCNVTIHNRCKDTLPNCTKVKQKQQKAALLKNSSALQSVSLRNKTAIRERPNSAIYPSESFRQTLLGPRRGRPSLSLSKSVSTTNIAGTLNDESPLGIRRILSQSTDSLNMRNRTLSVESLIDEGPDVILNQLLSDFETDEKDFEADSWSLAVDNSFLQQHKMDVMKRQDVIYELIQTEIHHVRTLKIMGSVFRRAMLEELQLDPGTVQKIFPCVDELSQIHERFLAQLLERRRDSLAQDSNKNFVINRLGDILVGQFSGSSAEQLKKAYSEFCSRHTKAVKEYKDLLARDKRFQHFVRRMARSPLLRRHGVPECILLVTQRITKYPVLIERILKNSKDNESDSADLSRALTLVKELISAVNEEVHACEMNARLWDVYRRVDGRAKAPLQWESRAGLFGRDELLRRKLVHSGCMLWKTAAGRFKDVLVLLMTDVLIFLQEKDQKYTFPMLDKPAVISLQNLIVRDIANQEKGMFLISAAPPEMYEVHAASRDDRNNWMKLIQQAVSLCPSRQDFPLIETEIEASLRKLKDRILQHDRKIAALLEEKVGLFADMLALTSGCEEPSPTLAPRTLFRSDSSEGSRGERLMHDAIREVECLKEMLAGAGRERDQNHLAEAESCPSPGASSKRGAAREWGRGGCSNPGTPPILTPLSVPADGDAGSFNGAPEFCRADSDAGQRDGNGNQLLQRAPQEEVNQRLMNLYALLHGLQAVVSQQDTLLELRLQEGVERREKPAAAPAATETARPGERPSSELALLQRQHALLQEELARCRQLCHERAQEVAGLEGRLRGSEQERARLERERDEAQRQLAALRQEGGGARGRRGTDPRRRSLPAGDALYLSFTPPQHLSHGSSPPGLSFQHHHAFATCPRDELDYRGEPPRLREGEDALEALLEDEGLGSRRSPPRQPPRFPEDARHSRGGGEQPGAEGG
- the ARHGEF2 gene encoding rho guanine nucleotide exchange factor 2 isoform X4, giving the protein MYGRPAARNKEKEKMKEGKEKDARYTNGHLFTTITVSGMTMCFACNKSITAKEALICPTCNVTIHNRCKDTLPNCTKVKQKQQKAALLKNSSALQSVSLRNKTAIRERPNSAIYPSESFRQTLLGPRRGRPSLSLSKSVSTTNIAGTLNDESPLGIRRILSQSTDSLNMRNRTLSVESLIDEGPDVILNQLLSDFETDEKDFEADSWSLAVDNSFLQQHKMDVMKRQDVIYELIQTEIHHVRTLKIMGSVFRRAMLEELQLDPGTVQKIFPCVDELSQIHERFLAQLLERRRDSLAQDSNKNFVINRLGDILVGQFSGSSAEQLKKAYSEFCSRHTKAVKEYKDLLARDKRFQHFVRRMARSPLLRRHGVPECILLVTQRITKYPVLIERILKNSKDNESDSADLSRALTLVKELISAVNEEVHACEMNARLWDVYRRVDGRAKAPLQWESRAGLFGRDELLRRKLVHSGCMLWKTAAGRFKDVLVLLMTDVLIFLQEKDQKYTFPMLDKPAVISLQNLIVRDIANQEKGMFLISAAPPEMYEVHAASRDDRNNWMKLIQQAVSLCPSRQDFPLIETEIEASLRKLKDRILQHDRKIAALLEEKVGLFADMLALTSGCEEPSPTLAPRTLFRSDSSEGSRGERLMHDAIREVECLKEMLAGAGRERDQNHLAEAESCPSPGASSKRGAAREWGRGGCSNPGTPPILTPLSVPADGDAGSFNGAPEFCRADSDAGQRDGNGNQLLQRAPQEEVNQRLMNLYALLHGLQAVVSQQDTLLELRLQEGVERREKPAAAPAATETARPGERPSSELALLQRQHALLQEELARCRQLCHERAQEVAGLEGRLRGSEQERARLERERDEAQRQLAALRQEGGGARGRRGTDPRRRSLPAGDALYLSFTPPQHLSHGSSPPGLSFQHHHAFATCPRDELDYRGEPPRLREGEDALEALLEDEGLGSRRSPPRQPPRFPEDARHSRGGGEQPGAEGG
- the ARHGEF2 gene encoding rho guanine nucleotide exchange factor 2 isoform X3 → MSRIEALARARSERSKESAAKNKEKEKMKEGKEKDARYTNGHLFTTITVSGMTMCFACNKSITAKEALICPTCNVTIHNRCKDTLPNCTKVKQKQQKAALLKNSSALQSVSLRNKTAIRERPNSAIYPSESFRQTLLGPRRGRPSLSLSKSVSTTNIAGTLNDESPLGIRRILSQSTDSLNMRNRTLSVESLIDEGPDVILNQLLSDFETDEKDFEADSWSLAVDNSFLQQHKMDVMKRQDVIYELIQTEIHHVRTLKIMGSVFRRAMLEELQLDPGTVQKIFPCVDELSQIHERFLAQLLERRRDSLAQDSNKNFVINRLGDILVGQFSGSSAEQLKKAYSEFCSRHTKAVKEYKDLLARDKRFQHFVRRMARSPLLRRHGVPECILLVTQRITKYPVLIERILKNSKDNESDSADLSRALTLVKELISAVNEEVHACEMNARLWDVYRRVDGRAKAPLQWESRAGLFGRDELLRRKLVHSGCMLWKTAAGRFKDVLVLLMTDVLIFLQEKDQKYTFPMLDKPAVISLQNLIVRDIANQEKGMFLISAAPPEMYEVHAASRDDRNNWMKLIQQAVSLCPSRQDFPLIETEIEASLRKLKDRILQHDRKIAALLEEKVGLFADMLALTSGCEEPSPTLAPRTLFRSDSSEGSRGERLMHDAIREVECLKEMLAGAGRERDQNHLAEAESCPSPGASSKRGAAREWGRGGCSNPGTPPILTPLSVPADGDAGSFNGAPEFCRADSDAGQRDGNGNQLLQRAPQEEVNQRLMNLYALLHGLQAVVSQQDTLLELRLQEGVERREKPAAAPAATETARPGERPSSELALLQRQHALLQEELARCRQLCHERAQEVAGLEGRLRGSEQERARLERERDEAQRQLAALRQEGGGARGRRGTDPRRRSLPAGDALYLSFTPPQHLSHGSSPPGLSFQHHHAFATCPRDELDYRGEPPRLREGEDALEALLEDEGLGSRRSPPRQPPRFPEDARHSRGGGEQPGAEGG
- the ARHGEF2 gene encoding rho guanine nucleotide exchange factor 2 isoform X5, with the translated sequence MKEGKEKDARYTNGHLFTTITVSGMTMCFACNKSITAKEALICPTCNVTIHNRCKDTLPNCTKVKQKQQKAALLKNSSALQSVSLRNKTAIRERPNSAIYPSESFRQTLLGPRRGRPSLSLSKSVSTTNIAGTLNDESPLGIRRILSQSTDSLNMRNRTLSVESLIDEGPDVILNQLLSDFETDEKDFEADSWSLAVDNSFLQQHKMDVMKRQDVIYELIQTEIHHVRTLKIMGSVFRRAMLEELQLDPGTVQKIFPCVDELSQIHERFLAQLLERRRDSLAQDSNKNFVINRLGDILVGQFSGSSAEQLKKAYSEFCSRHTKAVKEYKDLLARDKRFQHFVRRMARSPLLRRHGVPECILLVTQRITKYPVLIERILKNSKDNESDSADLSRALTLVKELISAVNEEVHACEMNARLWDVYRRVDGRAKAPLQWESRAGLFGRDELLRRKLVHSGCMLWKTAAGRFKDVLVLLMTDVLIFLQEKDQKYTFPMLDKPAVISLQNLIVRDIANQEKGMFLISAAPPEMYEVHAASRDDRNNWMKLIQQAVSLCPSRQDFPLIETEIEASLRKLKDRILQHDRKIAALLEEKVGLFADMLALTSGCEEPSPTLAPRTLFRSDSSEGSRGERLMHDAIREVECLKEMLAGAGRERDQNHLAEAESCPSPGASSKRGAAREWGRGGCSNPGTPPILTPLSVPADGDAGSFNGAPEFCRADSDAGQRDGNGNQLLQRAPQEEVNQRLMNLYALLHGLQAVVSQQDTLLELRLQEGVERREKPAAAPAATETARPGERPSSELALLQRQHALLQEELARCRQLCHERAQEVAGLEGRLRGSEQERARLERERDEAQRQLAALRQEGGGARGRRGTDPRRRSLPAGDALYLSFTPPQHLSHGSSPPGLSFQHHHAFATCPRDELDYRGEPPRLREGEDALEALLEDEGLGSRRSPPRQPPRFPEDARHSRGGGEQPGAEGG